One window of Camelina sativa cultivar DH55 chromosome 4, Cs, whole genome shotgun sequence genomic DNA carries:
- the LOC104781733 gene encoding myosin-16-like isoform X3, which translates to MPHPLQKSITSLETPISFLSFAFEPRRRRRRRRFIKFEPLTVLVFIRISKSPSSRKVFIAPSIGVCGSFIRFSERLRELHPQIYGMAEIVVDSHVWVEDPERAWIDGVVLNIKGDEAEVKTNDGREVIANLSKLYPKDTEAPSEGVEDMTRLSYLHEPAVLDNLATRYELNEIYTYTGNILIAVNPFQGLPHLYDAEVMEKYKEASFKELSPHVFAVGGIAYREMINEGRNKCILVSGESGSGKTETTKMLMRYLAYFGGHSAAEGRTVENQVLESNPVLEAFGNAKTVKNNNSSRFGKFVEIQFDDVGRISGAAIRTYLLERSRVCQVSDPERNYHCFYLLCAAPPEDVERFKLGDPKSFRYLNQSSCYELDGVNDAEEYLATRRAMDVVGISEKEQDAIFRVVAAILHLGNIEFSKGEDADSSSLKDEQSMFHLQMTSELLMCDPHSLEDALCKRIMVTPEEVIKRSLDPLGAAVSRDGLAKTIYSRLFDWLVNKINISIGQDSHSKRLIGVLDIYGFESFKTNSFEQFCINYTNEKLQQHFNQNVFKMEQGEYQKEEIDWSYVEFVDNQDVVDLIEKKPGGIIALLDEACMLPKSTPETFSEKLYHTFKDHKRFMKPKLTRSDFTLVHYAGDVQYQSDQFLDKNKDYVVAEHQDLLYASKCSFVSGLFPPLPKESSKSKFSSIGARFKLQLQQLMETLNFTEPHYIRCVKPNNLLQPTVFDNANVLHQLRSGGVLEAIRVKCAGYPTNRTFIEFLNRFVILAPEILKGEYEADVACKWILEKKGLTGYQIGKTKVFLRAGQMAELDAHRTRVHGESARMIQGQVRTRLTRERFVLMRKASVNIQANWRGNLGRKISKDKRREEAAIKIQKNLRRQIAIKDYGKTKSSALTLQSGVRTMAARHEYRYKLKNRAATVIQAYWRGYSAISDYKKLKKVSLVYQSKLRGRIARKQLGHSKQADKKEETENKRKVEASNRAEEAVHSEPSDDDEIGHRKTKHSIEGQDGLEKTLGMHSDQSDDEEIRHERKTKHSSEEEDDDGIEKSFAMHSDQSDDEEIGHERKKKHSIQAKDGIEKSFGLDSEKSYNTFSVVSQITDPIRDTEMESLTAEVEMLKALLQVEKQRADISERKCAEARELGERRRKRLEETERRVYQLQDSLNRLLYSMSDQFSQLKSILRSPSMSTSTMASAPVVRDDLGDSSENSEASSSDSDFTFPAPSPSPDNFSNFNPNQLQVIVQDLSTTEAKEQ; encoded by the exons ATGCCTCACCCTCTGCAGAAATCGATCACATCCCTTGAGACTCCAATTTCATTTCTCTCATTCGCGTTTGAACccagaagaagacgaagaagacgaagattcaTAAAATTCGAGCCTCTGACGGTTTTGGTGTTTATACGAATATCGAAATCACCGTCTTCTCGAAAAGTCTTTATAGCTCCGTCGATCGGGGTTTGCGGAAGTTTTATCCGTTTCTCAGAGCGATTGAGGGAGCTACATCCACAG ATTTACGGGATGGCTGAAATCGTGGTGGATTCTCATGTTTGGGTGGAAGACCCAGAAAGAGCTTGGATTGATGGGGTTGTACTTAATATTAAGGGTGATGAAGCAGAGGTTAAAACTAATGATGGCAGAGAG GTCATTGCTAACTTATCAAAACTCTATCCAAAAGACACTGAAGCTCCTTCAGAGGGAGTAGAGGATATGACTAGATTATCTTATCTCCATGAGCCTGCAGTTCTCGACAATTTGGCTACCAGATATGAGCTCAATGAAATTTAT ACTTATACAGGAAACATTCTTATTGCCGTCAATCCCTTTCAAGGACTCCCCCATCTCTATGATGCTGAGGTTATGGAAAAGTACAAGGAAGCCTCTTTCAAAGAGCTGAGTCCTCATGTTTTTGCAGTTGGTGGCATCGCATATAG GGAAATGATTAATGAGGGCAGAAATAAGTGTATATTGGTCAGTGGTGAAAGTGGGTCTGGAAAGACAGAAACAACTAAGATGCTCATGCGTTACCTTGCATACTTTGGAGGGCATTCTGCAGCTGAAGGAAGGACAGTTGAAAACCAAGTTTTAGAA TCAAATCCAGTTCTCGAGGCATTCGGAAATGCGAAGACTGTTAAGAACAACAATTCCAG TCGTTTTGGTAAATTTGTGGAGATTCAATTTGATGACGTGGGTCGAATATCAGGGGCAGCCATCAGAACTTACCTTTTGGAGAGGTCACGTGTTTGCCAAGTTTCAGATCCTGAACGTAACTATCACTGCTTTTATCTCCTGTGTGCTGCTCCTCCTGAG GATGTTGAGAGGTTTAAATTGGGAGATCCTAAGTCATTTCGCTATCTTAATCAATCTAGCTGTTATGAACTTGATGGTGTAAATGATGCAGAAGAGTATCTTGCTACTAGAAGGGCTATGGATGTAGTTGGGATAAGTGAAAAAGAACAG GATGCAATTTTCAGAGTTGTGGCTGCCATCCTCCATCTTGGAAATATTGAATTTTCGAAGGGAGAAGATGCTGATTCATCATCTCTAAAAGATGAACAGTCAATGTTTCATCTCCAAATGACATCAGAACTGCTCAT GTGTGATCCCCATTCCTTAGAAGATGCTCTGTGTAAGCGTATAATGGTCACCCCAGAAGAAGTTATCAAGAGAAGTCTTGATCCTCTTGGCGCTGCCGTTAGCAGGGATGGTTTagcaaaaacaatatattctaGACTCTTTGATTG gttggtaaacaaaataaatatctctattGGGCAAGATTCTCACTCTAAGCGCTTGATCGGAGTCCTTGACATTTATGGGTTTGAGAGCTTCAAAACCAACAG TTTTGAGCAATTCTGTATTAATTACACGAACGAAAAGCTGCAACAGCATTTCAACCAG AATGTATTTAAAATGGAACAAGGTGAATATCAGAAAGAAGAAATAGATTGGAGCTATGTGGAGTTTGTTGATAACCAAGATGTCGTGGATCTGATTGAAAAG AAACCAGGTGGTATCATTGCTCTTCTAGATGAAGCATG CATGCTCCCAAAATCAACTCCTGAAACATTTTCTGAGAAGCTGTATCACACATTCAAGGATCATAAGCGCTTCATGAAACCAAAATTGACTCGATCAGATTTTACATTAGTTCATTATGCAGGGGAT GTTCAATACCAGTCCGATCAATTtttagacaaaaacaaagactATGTTGTTGCTGAGCATCAGGACTTGTTATACGCTTCCAAATGTTCTTTTGTGTCAGGCCTCTTTCCTCCTCTTCCTAAAGAGAGTAGCAAATCTAAGTTTTCCTCAATTGGCGCTCGTTTCAAG CTACAATTGCAACAGCTGATGGAGACACTGAACTTTACGGAACCCCACTACATCAGATGTGTTAAGCCAAACAATTTGTTGCAACCAACAGTGTTTGATAATGCCAATGTCTTGCATCAATTACGCTCTGGG GGTGTTCTTGAGGCCATTAGAGTAAAATGCGCTGGATATCCAACAAATAGGACTTTCATTGAGTTCTTGAATCGATTTGTCATTCTTGCACCGGAAATTCTGAAAGGAGA GTATGAAGCAGATGTTGCATGCAAATGGATTCTGGAGAAAAAGGGGCTTACAGGTTACCAG ATTGGAAAAACTAAAGTTTTCCTGAGAGCTGGTCAGATGGCTGAGCTAGATGCACACAGAACAAGAGTGCATGGCGAATCAGCGAGGATGATACAGGGGCAAGTCAGAACTCGTTTGACAAGAGAACGGTTTGTTCTCATGCGGAAGGCTTCAGTTAATATACAGGCTAATTGGAGAG gaAATCTTGGACGAAAGATATCCAAAGACAAGAGAAGGGAGGAGGCTGCCATTAAAATCCAGAAAAACTTACGTAGACAGATTGCTATCAAAGATTACGGGAAGACCAAATCTTCCGCACTCACCTTGCAAAGTGGAGTTCGCACAATGGCTGCACGTCATGAATACCgttacaaattaaagaatagaGCAGCAACTGTGATTCAG GCATATTGGCGTGGTTATAGTGCTATATCTGACtacaagaaattgaaaaaagttTCTCTTGTATATCAAAGTAAACTCAGAGGAAGAATTGCCAGAAAACAGTTGGGACACTCAAAGCAG GctgacaaaaaagaagagacagaaaataaaagaaaggtgGAAGCTTCCAATAGAGCAGAAGAGGCAGTGCATTCAGAGCCAAGTGATGATGACGAGATAGGACATAGAAAGACAAAACATTCCATCGAAGGACAAGATGGACTTGAGAAGACCTTAGGAATGCATTCAGATCaaagtgatgatgaagagataAGACAtgaaagaaagacaaaacatTCCAGCGAAGAGGAAGACGACGATGGAATCGAGAAGTCCTTTGCAATGCATTCAGATCaaagtgatgatgaagagataggacatgaaagaaagaaaaaacattccaTCCAAGCAAAAGATGGAATTGAGAAGTCCTTTGGTCTTGATTCAGAGAAGTCTTACAACACCTTTTCTGTTGTTAGCCAAATAACGGATCCTATTCGTGATACAGAAATGGAATCCCTCACTGCAGAAGTTGAAATGCTGAAG GCCTTGTTGCAAGTTGAGAAACAAAGAGCTGACATTTCCGAAAGAAAATGTGCTGAAGCCCGAGAACTTGGGGAGAGAAGACGTAAAAGAttagaagaaacagaaagaagagTTTACCAACTACAAGACTCTTTGAACAG GTTGTTATATTCTATGTCGGACCAATTCTCGCAACTTAAGTCCATCTTGAGATCTCCTTCTATGTCAACTTCAACAATGGCCTCAGCGCCAGTTGTGCGTGATGATCTTGGTGACAGCTCTGAGAACTCTGAAGCTTCATCAAGTGATTCCGATTTCACTTTTCCTGCTCCATCTCCTTCCCCAGACAATTTTTCGAATTTTAACCCAAATCAGCTGCAAGTCATTGTTCAGGATCTCTCAACCACAGAAGCGAAAG AACAATAA
- the LOC104781733 gene encoding myosin-16-like isoform X2, which yields MPHPLQKSITSLETPISFLSFAFEPRRRRRRRRFIKFEPLTVLVFIRISKSPSSRKVFIAPSIGVCGSFIRFSERLRELHPQIYGMAEIVVDSHVWVEDPERAWIDGVVLNIKGDEAEVKTNDGREVIANLSKLYPKDTEAPSEGVEDMTRLSYLHEPAVLDNLATRYELNEIYTYTGNILIAVNPFQGLPHLYDAEVMEKYKEASFKELSPHVFAVGGIAYREMINEGRNKCILVSGESGSGKTETTKMLMRYLAYFGGHSAAEGRTVENQVLESNPVLEAFGNAKTVKNNNSSRFGKFVEIQFDDVGRISGAAIRTYLLERSRVCQVSDPERNYHCFYLLCAAPPEDVERFKLGDPKSFRYLNQSSCYELDGVNDAEEYLATRRAMDVVGISEKEQDAIFRVVAAILHLGNIEFSKGEDADSSSLKDEQSMFHLQMTSELLMCDPHSLEDALCKRIMVTPEEVIKRSLDPLGAAVSRDGLAKTIYSRLFDWLVNKINISIGQDSHSKRLIGVLDIYGFESFKTNSFEQFCINYTNEKLQQHFNQNVFKMEQGEYQKEEIDWSYVEFVDNQDVVDLIEKKPGGIIALLDEACMLPKSTPETFSEKLYHTFKDHKRFMKPKLTRSDFTLVHYAGDVQYQSDQFLDKNKDYVVAEHQDLLYASKCSFVSGLFPPLPKESSKSKFSSIGARFKLQLQQLMETLNFTEPHYIRCVKPNNLLQPTVFDNANVLHQLRSGGVLEAIRVKCAGYPTNRTFIEFLNRFVILAPEILKGEYEADVACKWILEKKGLTGYQIGKTKVFLRAGQMAELDAHRTRVHGESARMIQGQVRTRLTRERFVLMRKASVNIQANWRGNLGRKISKDKRREEAAIKIQKNLRRQIAIKDYGKTKSSALTLQSGVRTMAARHEYRYKLKNRAATVIQAYWRGYSAISDYKKLKKVSLVYQSKLRGRIARKQLGHSKQADKKEETENKRKVEASNRAEEAVHSEPSDDDEIGHRKTKHSIEGQDGLEKTLGMHSDQSDDEEIRHERKTKHSSEEEDDDGIEKSFAMHSDQSDDEEIGHERKKKHSIQAKDGIEKSFGLDSEKSYNTFSVVSQITDPIRDTEMESLTAEVEMLKALLQVEKQRADISERKCAEARELGERRRKRLEETERRVYQLQDSLNRLLYSMSDQFSQLKSILRSPSMSTSTMASAPVVRDDLGDSSENSEASSSDSDFTFPAPSPSPDNFSNFNPNQLQVIVQDLSTTEAKGQWNREL from the exons ATGCCTCACCCTCTGCAGAAATCGATCACATCCCTTGAGACTCCAATTTCATTTCTCTCATTCGCGTTTGAACccagaagaagacgaagaagacgaagattcaTAAAATTCGAGCCTCTGACGGTTTTGGTGTTTATACGAATATCGAAATCACCGTCTTCTCGAAAAGTCTTTATAGCTCCGTCGATCGGGGTTTGCGGAAGTTTTATCCGTTTCTCAGAGCGATTGAGGGAGCTACATCCACAG ATTTACGGGATGGCTGAAATCGTGGTGGATTCTCATGTTTGGGTGGAAGACCCAGAAAGAGCTTGGATTGATGGGGTTGTACTTAATATTAAGGGTGATGAAGCAGAGGTTAAAACTAATGATGGCAGAGAG GTCATTGCTAACTTATCAAAACTCTATCCAAAAGACACTGAAGCTCCTTCAGAGGGAGTAGAGGATATGACTAGATTATCTTATCTCCATGAGCCTGCAGTTCTCGACAATTTGGCTACCAGATATGAGCTCAATGAAATTTAT ACTTATACAGGAAACATTCTTATTGCCGTCAATCCCTTTCAAGGACTCCCCCATCTCTATGATGCTGAGGTTATGGAAAAGTACAAGGAAGCCTCTTTCAAAGAGCTGAGTCCTCATGTTTTTGCAGTTGGTGGCATCGCATATAG GGAAATGATTAATGAGGGCAGAAATAAGTGTATATTGGTCAGTGGTGAAAGTGGGTCTGGAAAGACAGAAACAACTAAGATGCTCATGCGTTACCTTGCATACTTTGGAGGGCATTCTGCAGCTGAAGGAAGGACAGTTGAAAACCAAGTTTTAGAA TCAAATCCAGTTCTCGAGGCATTCGGAAATGCGAAGACTGTTAAGAACAACAATTCCAG TCGTTTTGGTAAATTTGTGGAGATTCAATTTGATGACGTGGGTCGAATATCAGGGGCAGCCATCAGAACTTACCTTTTGGAGAGGTCACGTGTTTGCCAAGTTTCAGATCCTGAACGTAACTATCACTGCTTTTATCTCCTGTGTGCTGCTCCTCCTGAG GATGTTGAGAGGTTTAAATTGGGAGATCCTAAGTCATTTCGCTATCTTAATCAATCTAGCTGTTATGAACTTGATGGTGTAAATGATGCAGAAGAGTATCTTGCTACTAGAAGGGCTATGGATGTAGTTGGGATAAGTGAAAAAGAACAG GATGCAATTTTCAGAGTTGTGGCTGCCATCCTCCATCTTGGAAATATTGAATTTTCGAAGGGAGAAGATGCTGATTCATCATCTCTAAAAGATGAACAGTCAATGTTTCATCTCCAAATGACATCAGAACTGCTCAT GTGTGATCCCCATTCCTTAGAAGATGCTCTGTGTAAGCGTATAATGGTCACCCCAGAAGAAGTTATCAAGAGAAGTCTTGATCCTCTTGGCGCTGCCGTTAGCAGGGATGGTTTagcaaaaacaatatattctaGACTCTTTGATTG gttggtaaacaaaataaatatctctattGGGCAAGATTCTCACTCTAAGCGCTTGATCGGAGTCCTTGACATTTATGGGTTTGAGAGCTTCAAAACCAACAG TTTTGAGCAATTCTGTATTAATTACACGAACGAAAAGCTGCAACAGCATTTCAACCAG AATGTATTTAAAATGGAACAAGGTGAATATCAGAAAGAAGAAATAGATTGGAGCTATGTGGAGTTTGTTGATAACCAAGATGTCGTGGATCTGATTGAAAAG AAACCAGGTGGTATCATTGCTCTTCTAGATGAAGCATG CATGCTCCCAAAATCAACTCCTGAAACATTTTCTGAGAAGCTGTATCACACATTCAAGGATCATAAGCGCTTCATGAAACCAAAATTGACTCGATCAGATTTTACATTAGTTCATTATGCAGGGGAT GTTCAATACCAGTCCGATCAATTtttagacaaaaacaaagactATGTTGTTGCTGAGCATCAGGACTTGTTATACGCTTCCAAATGTTCTTTTGTGTCAGGCCTCTTTCCTCCTCTTCCTAAAGAGAGTAGCAAATCTAAGTTTTCCTCAATTGGCGCTCGTTTCAAG CTACAATTGCAACAGCTGATGGAGACACTGAACTTTACGGAACCCCACTACATCAGATGTGTTAAGCCAAACAATTTGTTGCAACCAACAGTGTTTGATAATGCCAATGTCTTGCATCAATTACGCTCTGGG GGTGTTCTTGAGGCCATTAGAGTAAAATGCGCTGGATATCCAACAAATAGGACTTTCATTGAGTTCTTGAATCGATTTGTCATTCTTGCACCGGAAATTCTGAAAGGAGA GTATGAAGCAGATGTTGCATGCAAATGGATTCTGGAGAAAAAGGGGCTTACAGGTTACCAG ATTGGAAAAACTAAAGTTTTCCTGAGAGCTGGTCAGATGGCTGAGCTAGATGCACACAGAACAAGAGTGCATGGCGAATCAGCGAGGATGATACAGGGGCAAGTCAGAACTCGTTTGACAAGAGAACGGTTTGTTCTCATGCGGAAGGCTTCAGTTAATATACAGGCTAATTGGAGAG gaAATCTTGGACGAAAGATATCCAAAGACAAGAGAAGGGAGGAGGCTGCCATTAAAATCCAGAAAAACTTACGTAGACAGATTGCTATCAAAGATTACGGGAAGACCAAATCTTCCGCACTCACCTTGCAAAGTGGAGTTCGCACAATGGCTGCACGTCATGAATACCgttacaaattaaagaatagaGCAGCAACTGTGATTCAG GCATATTGGCGTGGTTATAGTGCTATATCTGACtacaagaaattgaaaaaagttTCTCTTGTATATCAAAGTAAACTCAGAGGAAGAATTGCCAGAAAACAGTTGGGACACTCAAAGCAG GctgacaaaaaagaagagacagaaaataaaagaaaggtgGAAGCTTCCAATAGAGCAGAAGAGGCAGTGCATTCAGAGCCAAGTGATGATGACGAGATAGGACATAGAAAGACAAAACATTCCATCGAAGGACAAGATGGACTTGAGAAGACCTTAGGAATGCATTCAGATCaaagtgatgatgaagagataAGACAtgaaagaaagacaaaacatTCCAGCGAAGAGGAAGACGACGATGGAATCGAGAAGTCCTTTGCAATGCATTCAGATCaaagtgatgatgaagagataggacatgaaagaaagaaaaaacattccaTCCAAGCAAAAGATGGAATTGAGAAGTCCTTTGGTCTTGATTCAGAGAAGTCTTACAACACCTTTTCTGTTGTTAGCCAAATAACGGATCCTATTCGTGATACAGAAATGGAATCCCTCACTGCAGAAGTTGAAATGCTGAAG GCCTTGTTGCAAGTTGAGAAACAAAGAGCTGACATTTCCGAAAGAAAATGTGCTGAAGCCCGAGAACTTGGGGAGAGAAGACGTAAAAGAttagaagaaacagaaagaagagTTTACCAACTACAAGACTCTTTGAACAG GTTGTTATATTCTATGTCGGACCAATTCTCGCAACTTAAGTCCATCTTGAGATCTCCTTCTATGTCAACTTCAACAATGGCCTCAGCGCCAGTTGTGCGTGATGATCTTGGTGACAGCTCTGAGAACTCTGAAGCTTCATCAAGTGATTCCGATTTCACTTTTCCTGCTCCATCTCCTTCCCCAGACAATTTTTCGAATTTTAACCCAAATCAGCTGCAAGTCATTGTTCAGGATCTCTCAACCACAGAAGCGAAAGGTCAGTG GAACAGAGAACTATGA